The following are encoded together in the Sinorhizobium terangae genome:
- a CDS encoding dihydrofolate reductase family protein, with the protein MAKLVFGMNLSLDGYVDHQEFAPGPALFRHWIEHVRDLTGSVYGRRMYEIMRYWDEDRPEWSEEEHEFAAAWRRQPKWVVSRSLKSVGPNATLVEDDVEAAVRALKARLVGEIAVSGPNLARSLTDLGLIDEYRLYFHPVVLGRGTPYFAAPRPPLRLVSSDRVGEDTVRLTYVPA; encoded by the coding sequence ATGGCGAAGCTTGTCTTCGGAATGAACCTGTCCCTAGACGGTTACGTCGACCACCAGGAATTTGCGCCTGGCCCCGCCCTCTTTCGTCACTGGATAGAGCACGTGCGCGACCTGACCGGCAGTGTGTACGGTCGCCGCATGTACGAGATCATGCGTTATTGGGATGAAGACCGTCCTGAGTGGAGTGAGGAGGAACACGAGTTCGCGGCGGCGTGGCGGCGCCAACCGAAGTGGGTCGTGTCGCGCTCCTTGAAGTCGGTCGGCCCCAACGCCACACTTGTCGAGGATGACGTCGAGGCGGCGGTCCGTGCGCTAAAGGCTCGGCTCGTTGGAGAGATTGCAGTTTCTGGACCAAATCTGGCACGAAGCCTGACCGATCTTGGTCTTATTGATGAGTATCGACTCTACTTCCACCCCGTCGTGCTTGGTCGCGGTACGCCATACTTTGCCGCCCCACGGCCGCCGCTCCGCCTTGTTTCCAGCGATCGCGTTGGCGAGGACACGGTTCGGCTGACATACGTCCCGGCTTAG
- the hmpA gene encoding NO-inducible flavohemoprotein — protein sequence MPRPLSSQTIELVKQSAPALAAHGAEITKRMYTLLFQEEHIRALFNHANQGEKGSQVHALAAAILAYAENIENLAVLGPAIERIAHKHIGYHILPEHYPFVARALLSAIGDVLGDAASPALLEAWGEAYWFLADVLKEREAEIRADLDRRAGGWNGWRTFAIAVRRKESDVVTSFILRPTDGQPVVRHRPGQYLTFRFRLADGSDVKRNYSISSGPNDEYYRISVKREEHGQGGSKFLHDHAEIGTVLEVTPPAGDFFLPDEPSRPVVLLSGGVGLTPMVSMLEAIASDYPELEAHYVHGALNSSTHAMDRHVRSLAKTHGGVTVRTFYSEPGSADAAGYSHDHDGFITANWLRENTPFASADFYLCGPKPFLRALVGDLTRAGVPSERVHFEIFGPADEKIAA from the coding sequence ATGCCACGTCCGCTGTCATCGCAGACAATCGAGCTCGTGAAACAGAGCGCACCCGCGCTTGCCGCGCATGGCGCTGAAATCACCAAGCGCATGTACACGCTGCTCTTTCAGGAGGAACACATCCGGGCACTCTTCAATCACGCCAATCAGGGTGAGAAGGGATCGCAAGTGCACGCGCTTGCGGCGGCGATCCTCGCATACGCCGAGAATATCGAAAACCTCGCGGTTCTCGGTCCTGCCATCGAACGCATCGCGCACAAGCACATCGGCTATCACATTCTGCCCGAGCACTATCCGTTCGTGGCCAGGGCACTGCTTTCGGCGATCGGAGACGTTCTCGGAGACGCCGCCTCTCCCGCCCTGCTTGAGGCCTGGGGCGAGGCATATTGGTTCCTTGCCGACGTGCTGAAGGAGCGCGAAGCCGAGATCCGCGCCGATCTTGATAGAAGGGCGGGCGGCTGGAATGGATGGCGAACATTCGCGATCGCCGTGAGGCGGAAGGAGAGTGACGTCGTCACGTCGTTCATACTTCGGCCGACGGACGGCCAGCCGGTCGTCAGGCACAGGCCGGGTCAGTACCTGACCTTCCGCTTCCGCCTCGCCGACGGATCCGACGTGAAGCGCAACTACTCGATTTCCAGCGGTCCCAATGACGAGTACTACCGGATTTCGGTGAAGCGTGAGGAGCACGGTCAGGGCGGCTCGAAATTTCTGCACGACCACGCGGAGATCGGCACCGTGCTCGAGGTTACTCCCCCCGCGGGGGACTTCTTCCTTCCGGATGAACCGAGCCGGCCGGTCGTGCTCCTCTCAGGCGGAGTCGGGCTCACACCGATGGTGAGTATGCTGGAAGCGATCGCCTCGGACTACCCGGAATTGGAGGCCCACTACGTCCACGGTGCGCTGAACAGCTCGACGCACGCGATGGATCGCCATGTGCGATCGCTCGCCAAAACGCACGGCGGCGTCACGGTCCGGACATTCTACAGCGAGCCGGGCTCGGCAGATGCGGCGGGCTACTCGCACGATCATGATGGCTTCATCACGGCAAACTGGCTGAGGGAGAATACGCCCTTCGCGTCGGCGGACTTTTACCTCTGCGGCCCCAAGCCCTTCCTGCGCGCCTTGGTCGGTGATCTGACCCGCGCGGGCGTTCCGAGCGAACGCGTTCACTTCGAGATCTTTGGGCCTGCGGACGAAAAGATTGCCGCCTGA
- a CDS encoding response regulator transcription factor produces the protein MSHSCTIAVIDDDDALRESMKDMLESLGYEAIAFSSASEFLAFHRQCQIHCIVSDVKMPGIDGLQLLEILNSKGVQTPFIFMTAFRDQRLTTAARQGGARGVLSKPIDSDQLVAMLESAVGGDDCGEGTD, from the coding sequence TTGAGTCATTCATGCACCATCGCTGTTATTGATGACGATGACGCGCTCCGCGAGTCGATGAAGGATATGCTAGAGTCGCTGGGCTACGAAGCCATTGCTTTTTCGTCGGCGTCGGAATTCCTCGCGTTTCACCGCCAATGCCAAATTCACTGCATTGTCTCCGATGTCAAAATGCCAGGTATCGACGGCTTGCAGTTGTTGGAAATATTAAACAGCAAGGGTGTACAAACGCCGTTCATATTCATGACGGCGTTTCGTGATCAGCGGTTAACCACGGCTGCCCGGCAAGGGGGCGCTCGTGGTGTTCTATCAAAGCCCATCGACTCAGATCAACTGGTTGCGATGCTTGAGTCGGCAGTCGGCGGCGACGACTGCGGTGAGGGCACGGACTAG
- a CDS encoding ATP-binding protein — translation MNLIRDGIEVMDAVVDGACAPDTLPDAIRAEVPDAGISFKGAERAFEPYFATRQQEIGMGLSICRSTIDSHGGRLWMADDEAGEAA, via the coding sequence ATGAATCTGATCCGCGACGGTATCGAGGTGATGGACGCAGTTGTCGACGGCGCGTGCGCTCCAGATACGCTCCCGGACGCGATTCGCGCGGAGGTTCCCGACGCCGGAATCAGTTTCAAGGGCGCCGAGCGCGCCTTCGAGCCGTATTTCGCGACGAGGCAGCAAGAGATAGGCATGGGGCTCTCGATATGCCGTTCGACCATCGACTCTCATGGGGGGCGCCTCTGGATGGCCGACGACGAGGCGGGCGAGGCAGCATGA